The Helianthus annuus cultivar XRQ/B chromosome 16, HanXRQr2.0-SUNRISE, whole genome shotgun sequence genome includes a window with the following:
- the LOC110923553 gene encoding F-box/FBD/LRR-repeat protein At1g13570 isoform X2, producing MKTRSMYKAERMSLDTLPEPVLETILCCLPTEDAARTSILSREWRYKWTTIPNLRFTLRNRTLEPTSDIASAKKYMNIYDVYRVLLLRQGPIHEFTLVMDDYWQRYNYFEFYQIILHLSRKHIVKKLTLDGHDDSEFIWYKLPESVFTLHHLTDLCLSTFEIDHPSIFKGFSSLQRLDLSYVKISTKTLLHLLSNCPSLKNLSLDIWEPGDKCTINELLKCLPVIEDLTMSGDVSEWLVVDSVPQELPTSLIHLKYLCLNQMCLVGRHGSAFLLCLIKCSPNLEHAHLEMEWGLDFSAVKDEYSDVWLEHLNELDVCFGSNELQTEFVKFILARSPKLKTVSILTVVDRKQDSKMLKTLLRAPRVSPGVNIYTWK from the exons ATGAAAACTAGAAGTATGTACAAAGCTGAACGAATGTCTTTGGATACGCTTCCtgagcctgtattagaaaccatacTTTGTTGTTTACCGACAGAAGACGCAGCAAGGACAAGTATTCTCTCTAGGGAATGGAGGTACAAATGGACCACTATTCCTAACCTTCGGTTTACTTTGCGTAATAGAACTTTGGAGCCAACATCTGACATAGCAAGTGCAAAGAAATACATGAACATATATGATGTATACCGAGTTTTGTTGCTGCGCCAGGGTCCTATACACGAGTTCACCCTTGTTATGGATGATTACTGGCAACGTTATAACTATTTTGAATTTTatcagataatacttcatttgtcgagaaaacatattgtcaagaaactaacacTTGATGGACATGATGACTCAGAGTTCATTTGGTATAAGTTACCCGAATCTGTTTTTACATTGCATCACTTAACGGACCTCTGTCTTTCTACTTTTGAGATTGACCATCCATCAATATTCAAAGGTTTCAGTAGCCTTCAACGTTTAGACCTGAGTTATGTAAAGATCTCTACAAAaactcttctacatcttttatccaattgtccatcacttaagaACTTGAGTCTG GACATTTGGGAACCGGGTGATAAATGCACTATTAACGAGCTACTCAAGTGTTTACCTGTGATTGAAGATCTTACTATGTCTGGTGATGTCTCTGAG TGGCTAGTTGTAGACTCGGTTCCACAAGAGCTTCCAACCTCACTAATCCACCTCAAATACTTATGTTTGAATCAAATGTGTCTTGTTGGGCGCCACGGATCAGCTTTTCTTCTTTGTTTGATCAAATGTTCCCCGAACTTGGAGCATGCGCACCTAGAG ATGGAGTGGGGTCTGGACTTCTCCGCTGTAAAGGATGAATATTCAGATGTTTGGTTGGAGCATCTGAATGAATTAGATGTCTGTTTTGGCAGCAACGAGCTTCAGACGGAGTTTGTAAAGTTTATATTGGCTAGGTCACCTAAGCTGAAGACGGTGAGCATACTCACTGTGGTTGATCGGAAGCAAGACTCTAAGATGTTAAAAACACTCTTACGGGCCCCGCGTGTGTCCCCTGGAGTAAACATTTACACTTGGAAGTGA
- the LOC110923553 gene encoding F-box/FBD/LRR-repeat protein At1g13570 isoform X1: MKTRSMYKAERMSLDTLPEPVLETILCCLPTEDAARTSILSREWRYKWTTIPNLRFTLRNRTLEPTSDIASAKKYMNIYDVYRVLLLRQGPIHEFTLVMDDYWQRYNYFEFYQIILHLSRKHIVKKLTLDGHDDSEFIWYKLPESVFTLHHLTDLCLSTFEIDHPSIFKGFSSLQRLDLSYVKISTKTLLHLLSNCPSLKNLSLVSTHLNIWEPGDKCTINELLKCLPVIEDLTMSGDVSEWLVVDSVPQELPTSLIHLKYLCLNQMCLVGRHGSAFLLCLIKCSPNLEHAHLEMEWGLDFSAVKDEYSDVWLEHLNELDVCFGSNELQTEFVKFILARSPKLKTVSILTVVDRKQDSKMLKTLLRAPRVSPGVNIYTWK, translated from the exons ATGAAAACTAGAAGTATGTACAAAGCTGAACGAATGTCTTTGGATACGCTTCCtgagcctgtattagaaaccatacTTTGTTGTTTACCGACAGAAGACGCAGCAAGGACAAGTATTCTCTCTAGGGAATGGAGGTACAAATGGACCACTATTCCTAACCTTCGGTTTACTTTGCGTAATAGAACTTTGGAGCCAACATCTGACATAGCAAGTGCAAAGAAATACATGAACATATATGATGTATACCGAGTTTTGTTGCTGCGCCAGGGTCCTATACACGAGTTCACCCTTGTTATGGATGATTACTGGCAACGTTATAACTATTTTGAATTTTatcagataatacttcatttgtcgagaaaacatattgtcaagaaactaacacTTGATGGACATGATGACTCAGAGTTCATTTGGTATAAGTTACCCGAATCTGTTTTTACATTGCATCACTTAACGGACCTCTGTCTTTCTACTTTTGAGATTGACCATCCATCAATATTCAAAGGTTTCAGTAGCCTTCAACGTTTAGACCTGAGTTATGTAAAGATCTCTACAAAaactcttctacatcttttatccaattgtccatcacttaagaACTTGAGTCTGGTAAGTACTCACTTGAAC ATTTGGGAACCGGGTGATAAATGCACTATTAACGAGCTACTCAAGTGTTTACCTGTGATTGAAGATCTTACTATGTCTGGTGATGTCTCTGAG TGGCTAGTTGTAGACTCGGTTCCACAAGAGCTTCCAACCTCACTAATCCACCTCAAATACTTATGTTTGAATCAAATGTGTCTTGTTGGGCGCCACGGATCAGCTTTTCTTCTTTGTTTGATCAAATGTTCCCCGAACTTGGAGCATGCGCACCTAGAG ATGGAGTGGGGTCTGGACTTCTCCGCTGTAAAGGATGAATATTCAGATGTTTGGTTGGAGCATCTGAATGAATTAGATGTCTGTTTTGGCAGCAACGAGCTTCAGACGGAGTTTGTAAAGTTTATATTGGCTAGGTCACCTAAGCTGAAGACGGTGAGCATACTCACTGTGGTTGATCGGAAGCAAGACTCTAAGATGTTAAAAACACTCTTACGGGCCCCGCGTGTGTCCCCTGGAGTAAACATTTACACTTGGAAGTGA
- the LOC110924033 gene encoding uncharacterized protein LOC110924033, translated as MDVLETITEWNECSDQDKAKADVFFHKHIDEMLQFEYSNFEDPYVLWEDLKSRFDNQREVLLPTSRDKWNNLRFQDFKKVNEYTSALYRICSTLRFCGQTVTEEDMLEKTFSTFHASNINLQQQYRL; from the coding sequence ATGGATGTTTTGGAAACGATAACGGAGTGGAACGAATGTAGCGATCAAGACAAGGCAAAAGCCGATGTCTTCTTCCATAAACACATTGATGAGATGTTGCAATTTGAATATTCAAATTTTGAGGATCCATACGTTTTGTGGGAAGATTTAAAAAGCAGATTTGATAATCAAAGGGAAGTTTTACTTCCCACTTCTAGAGATAAATGGAACAATCTCAGGTTCCAGGATTTTAAAAAGGTGAATGAATACACCTCTGCTTTGTACAGGATATGCTCAACGCTCCGATTCTGTGGGCAAACTGTTACGGAGGAAGATATGTTGGAGAAAACTTTCTCCACATTTCATGCATCAAATATAAACTTGCAACAACAATATCGGTTGTAA